The following proteins are co-located in the Diorhabda carinulata isolate Delta chromosome 4, icDioCari1.1, whole genome shotgun sequence genome:
- the LOC130893077 gene encoding adenylate kinase 9-like: MACHCKSPRKDFYLREKNDFFEHFVADQCVIIKQNYLQFTTGIKYDIKEEYNSPVPVEWYPHANSYYPFAEDVDPLERVNHLLGDKPSYVSLNSFYADSGEFKEPIYSTKNAQQKYLESNPASFIILGKPGIGEENLGKRLADYWQCVYIEPGLLIEQEIRSESRAGQCIEFNLRCGRSIGIDVILRLVEKRVNSESAKHRGFVICGLPVIPNSMYKEDPTSSESAVFTAKEIFDEIIDSTFELGVPPPSRPRLSETASKSVRGEGGEVIIEGEGEGEGGGGVIQPPKQAIIAETPSVDVGDNYDVCQPPEISTDYEEQLNFLFNLFKPPFLIIYLICNAKDVINKRANEKFDIYSKLDVNLLHEKSNKAIFDYFTKNNTVELLPADYYETFIHDDLVTDNEMTNLKHLVVLPKNFPVNVESQLDSYHYTAMNFIERRIMTHDPDYFVKLDGRTSTKRMFYVLKAKLNCLPLQKVVIPQRIVTPTTTGEDSPPINYVDEMTFDEFFKKYRKISTPGINFRWNLSDWGAKCPVALRNGIIREGNKEYCVQFMDKLFFLSDQEAFYKFYRNPRNYLLDPYPKPTCKIFIFGPKCSGKTSIANCLSYLLNGTVLSTVSMVDDFIDRREQEFKEKIKQAALTEALELLNETRRKEAEEAEEKRINDIKEWVNNVKSLVESYGNLIIEMQNESETAKLELTSFPMAMVKYDIAEIETETTIAIKKIKDQLIQSNIPEGSFESIQQFVQDRQKMITAIPDNLKRKIVPKPATVYDEFVVQYVNDALSKAVYVQETVNTENIVDIIKTAIKDIEEKYLEQGNNRGGWIIDGMLIDADILKNLYPDYMADDIFVLKDTGDFEFLINRYKIRGANIFTDYRDFFMSLGKIDAAWRSPSRITSTTSYKYKLGKSILSEIFDDPRLGGTATAAGDLIREENYHEELLKYDIKLTEIENYFKTINKPILELRITDKNLTELLTESIRLIEDEYRVKADLYTDEDRAEEITLYNNNNNNRQDNNNNNLIEDLISDDLIESNRRYGDTLHYCPVTYHENWVIWKGKRDLSIKFDDRIYYLSTEQDMNKFLLNPRRYITNKPPKELPPPRICIIGISGIGKTDLSRALSFNYGIFYVSYENLLKNYFNINTDETLEELKRNINTDEILRDYLTGNGVLPIDFYRANIFKLWFEYPIKELGFVIDDFPKRTADINIMIEYKLIPDAIIRLSCDADLVKNKLLRDRLEEWRKTVEEKKLLWEETNKGVLQDYERRRENRFREMIEARREERYAEKRRSKSENFEENSSLSQVSFDSIAEQKDIDEINRILDAESPDVAPEPTENFEEIKSSYEDRINRHVDQEMDYLKDVQYICDYNLIPFTNLPIYLEDYAKNERSVYYHTEYIKFRNQSFFERCYDVSTQVADRLLNCGYYFLSKFGKICPVQYHENQNPFLMYRYSELNNDVFPIIHRSYIYFIVGKANVEKFKKHPLKYIDVENINFPLIPMRIAVSGPPKCGKTILARRIQREYGMKIVSRGQAIRFVLTILPFSNLATNLETILRRGWEPTDEMVVRCVEAATIDPWGVTQGIIFDGFPNTISEVRHLSYAGLVPQLVIDLQATKRQMFECLGNDTGRRGFPRYSIRFVNHLYKGYKENTETFKPWFDREYQVTTKISIDTCNWSVWSQANKVITSVLFEIKHYFTHCHQDWPLRLCNMQVTPLEFLERQSSYKTFCPCCLHFSNMLTSGGDVPDRTGLVQWRQFYYWLCPEHVETFLKTPEAFLPPYGANALPLYLPTSLHLKLFPSNLFEDGTCVVCYKNKTVIVKGVLKYAVGYNNKTYLFDSQECLEEFMKRPTHYSFDIRFKPPENYPSLEYGELPILGMLEQYVAKDLITAVKYISRRRPVVPGLSVSTSAAIGIGLYLKVYNKYISEEYKIRYLEGDSLFRARRKKLLDYLYKMKHTVNPYLNYQEPLPKFQMLESDASASSSCSDKSAIL, from the exons gagaaaaaaacgattttttcgaacatttcGTGGCGGATCAATGCGTTATCATAAAACAGAATTACCTCCAATTCACGACAGGTATAAAATACGATATAAAAGAAGAATACAATTCGCCGGTACCGGTGGAATGGTATCCGCACGCCAATTCCTACTACCCCTTCGCCGAGGACGTCGATCCCTTGGAAAGGGTGAATCATTTATTGGGCGACAAACCTTCGTACGTATCTTTGAATAGTTTTTACGCGGATAGCGGCGAATTTAAAGAACCGATTTATTCGACGAAAAACGCCCAACAGAAATATCTCGAATCGAATCCGGCGTCTTTTATAATATTGGGAAAACCCGGTATCGGCGAGGAAAATTTGGGAAAACGACTCGCCGATTATTGGCAGTGCGTCTATATAGAACCAGGATTACTTATCGAACAGGAAATTCGAAGCGAAAGCAGGGCCGGACAATGCATAGAATTCAATTTGAGATGCGGCAGATCGATCGGAATCGACGTCATTTTGAGGTTAGTGGAAAAACGCGTCAATTCCGAATCGGCCAAACATCGAGGTTTCGTCATATGCGGATTACCGGTTATACCGAATTCCATGTACAAAGAAGATCCGACGTCTTCGGAATCGGCCGTTTTTACCGCCAAAGAAATTTTCGACGAAATAATCGATAGTACGTTCGAATTGGGCGTACCGCCTCCTAGCAGACCCCGATTATCGGAAACTGCCAGCAAAAGCGTACGAGGAGAAGGCGGCGAAGTTATCATCGAAGGCGAAGGCGAAGGCGAAGGCGGCGGCGGCGTAATACAACCCCCAAAACAAGCGATAATCGCGGAAACGCCGTCGGTCGACGTCGGAGACAATTACGACGTTTGTCAACCGCCGGAAATAAGTACCGATTACGAAgaacaattaaattttcttttcaacctTTTCAAACCGccctttttaataatttatctgATATGTAACGCCAAAGACGTTATCAACAAAAGGGCGAACGAAAAATTCGATATCTATTCGAAATTGGACGTCAATTTATTACACGAGAAATCCAACAAAGcgattttcgattatttcactaaaaataataCCGTAGAATTATTACCGGCGGATTATTACGAAACTTTTATACACGACGACCTCGTCACCGATAACGAAATGACGAATTTGAAACATCTCGTCGTTTTACCGAAAAATTTTCCCGTAAACGTCGAATCCCAATTGGATTCGTACCATTACACGGCGATGAATTTCATCGAACGCCGCATCATGACTCACGATCCGGACTATTTCGTCAAATTGGACGGTCGAACTAGTACGAAAAGAATGTTTTACGTACTAAAAGCCAAATTGAATTGTCTACCTTTACAAAAAGTCGTAATACCGCAACGAATCGTAACACCGACGACAACCGGAGAAGACAGTCCGCCGATAAATTACGTAGACGAAATGACGttcgatgaatttttcaaaaaataccgaaaaatcTCCACTCCCGGTATTAATTTCCGATGGAATTTATCCGATTGGGGGGCCAAATGTCCCGTAGCGCTCAGAAACGGTATAATCAGAGAAGGTAATAAAGAATATTGCGTACAATTTAtggataaactattttttttatcggaCCAAGAAGCTTTTTACAAATTCTATCGAAATCCCCGTAATTATCTGTTGGATCCTTACCCGAAACCGacttgcaaaatatttatattcggTCCGAAATGTTCGGGTAAAACTTCGATAGCGAATTGTTTGAGTTATTTATTGAACGGCACCGTTTTATCCACCGTTTCGATGGTGGACGATTTTATAGATCGGCGCGAACaagaattcaaagaaaaaatcaaacagGCCGCGCTAACCGAAGCTCTGGAACTACTGAACGAAACGAGACGCAAAGAAGCCGAAGAGGCCGAAGAAAAACGGATAAACGATATAAAAGAATGGGTGAATAACGTTAAATCTCTAGTAGAATCATACGGTAATTTGATAATCGAAATGCAAAACGAATCCGAAACAGCCAAATTGGAATTAACTTCGTTCCCGATGGCTATGGTCAAATACGATATAGCCGAAATAGAAACCGAAACTACTATAgccattaaaaaaatcaaagatcaATTGATACAATCGAATATACCGGAAGGTAGTTTCGAAAGTATCCAACAATTCGTGCAGGATCGACAAAAAATGATAACCGCCATACCGGACaatttaaaaaggaaaatcGTCCCGAAACCGGCGACCGTCTACGACGAATTCGTCGTACAATACGTAAACGACGCTTTATCCAAAGCCGTTTACGTACAAGAAACCGTAAATACCGAAAATATAGTCGATATAATTAAAACGGCGATTaaagatatcgaagaaaaatatttggaacaaGGCAATAACCGAGGCGGTTGGATAATAGACGGCATGTTGATCGACGcggatattttaaaaaatttgtaccCCGATTACATGGCCGACGATATTTTCGTATTAAAAGACACCGGAGATTTCGAATTTTTGATAAACAGATACAAAATTCGAGGCGCCAATATATTTACCGATTACCGAGATTTTTTTATGAGTTTGGGTAAAATAGACGCCGCTTGGAGATCCCCGTCGCGAATAACGTCGACCACTTCGTACAAATACAAATTgggaaaaagtattttatcgGAAATATTCGACGATCCCCGATTAGGCGGTACCGCGACGGCGGCGGGGGATTTAATAAGAGAAGAAAATTACCACGAAGAATTGTTAAAATACGATATCAAATTAACGGAaatcgaaaattatttcaaaacgaTAAATAAACCGATTCTAGAATTACGAATAACCGATAAAAATTTAACGGAATTATTAACGGAATCGATTAGATTAATAGAAGACGAATATAGAGTTAAAGCCGATTTATATACCGACGAAGATAGAGCCGAagaaataactttatataataataataataataatcgacaggataataataataataatttaatcgaAGATTTAATATCGGACGATTTGATCGAATCGAATCGCCGATACGGCGACACTTTACATTATTGTCCGGTAACTTATCACGAAAATTGGGTAATTTGGAAAGGTAAACGAGATTTATCGATCAAATTCGACGATCGGATTTATTATTTAAGCACCGAACAAGATATGAATAAATTCCTATTAAATCCTCGACGATATATAACGAATAAACCGCCTAAAGAATTACCGCCACCGAGAATTTGTATAATAGGCATATCGGGTATAGGTAAAACCGATTTATCGCGAGCCCTATCCTTCAATTACGGTATTTTTTACGTAAGttacgaaaatttattaaaaaattatttcaatataaacacCGACGAAACTTTGGAGGAATTAAAAAGGAATATAAACACCGACGAAATTCTACGGGATTATTTAACGGGAAACGGCGTTTTACCGATCGATTTTTATCGCGccaatattttcaaactttggTTCGAATACCCCATCAAAGAATTGGGTTTCGTCATAGACGATTTTCCGAAACGAACCGCCGATATAAACATCATGATCGAATATAAATTGATACCGGATGCGATAATCAGATTGTCGTGCGACGCGGATCTGGTTAAGAACAAATTGTTGCGGGACCGATTGGAGGAATGGCGGAAAACggtcgaagaaaaaaaattgttgtggGAAGAAACGAATAAAGGAGTTTTGCAGGATTACGAACGACGCAGAgaaaatagatttcgagaaatGATAGAGGCGAGAAGGGAGGAGAGGTACGCCGAAAAAAGGAGATCGAAATCGGAAAATTTCGAGGAAAATTCCAGTTTGTCTCAAGTGAGTTTCGATTCGATAGCCgagcaaaaagatatcgacgAGATAAATAGGATTTTGGACGCGGAATCGCCGGACGTAGCGCCCGAACCGACGGAAAATTTCGAGGAAATTAAATCGTCGTACGAAGATCGAATAAACCGACACGTCGATCAAGAAATGGATTATTTGAAAGACGTGCAATACATTTGCGATTATAATTTGATACCTTTCACGAATCTCCCGATATATTTGGAGGATTACGCCAAAAACGAAAGGAGCGTCTATTATCACAcggaatatatcaaatttagGAATCAATCGTTTTTCGAAAGGTGTTACGACGTTTCCACACAAGTCGCCGATCGATTATTGAATTGCGGTTATTATTTCCTTAGTAAATTCGGAAAAATTTGCCCGGTGCAGTATCACGAAAATCAAAATCCCTTCCTAATGTATCGATATTCGGAATTGAACAACGACGTTTTTCCAATTATACACAG GAGCTACATCTACTTCATTGTCGGTAAAGCAAAcgtagagaaattcaaaaaacACCCTCTCAAATATATCGACGTGGAAAACATCAATTTCCCCCTAATACCGATGAGAATAGCCGTATCGGGTCCCCCCAAATGCGGAAAAACTATATTGGCCAGAAGAATTCAAAGAGAATACGGCATGAAAATCGTATCTAGAGGACAAGCGATAAGATTCGTTCTGACGATTTTACCTTTTTCGAATTTGGCTACCAATTTGGAAACCATATTGAGAAGAGGCTGGGAACCCACAGATGAAATGGTGGTTAGGTGCGTCGAAGCCGCCACAATCGATCCATGGGGCGTTACTCAAG GTATAATATTCGACGGATTTCCTAATACAATTTCCGAAGTTAGACATTTGTCGTACGCCGGTTTAGTACCTCAATTAGTGATCGATCTACAAGCGACGAAACGACAAATGTTCGAATGTTTAGGAAACGATACGGGACGAAGAGGTTTCCCCAGATATAGTATACGTTTCGTTAATCATTTATACAAAGGTTACAAAGAAAATACGGAAACGTTCAAACCTTGGTTCGATAGAGAATACCAAGTAACGACGAAAATTTCGATAGATACTTGCAATTGGTCGGTTTGGTCGCAAGCCAACAAAGTTATAACGTCGGTTTTATTCGAAATCAAACATTATTTCACGCACTGCCACCAAGATTGGCCGTTGAGGTTATGTAACATGCAAGTAACTCCCCTGGAGTTTTTGGAAAGGCAAAGTTCGTACAAAACTTTTTGTCCTTGTTGTTTGCACTTCAGTAATATGCTTACGAGCGGCGGCGACGTTCCCGATAGAACCGGTTTGGTGCAATGGAGACAATTTTACTATTGGTTATGCCCCGAGCACGTGGAAACGTTTCTAAAAACTCCCGAAGCTTTTTTACCTCCGTACGGAGCTAACGCGTTACCTCTTTACTTACCGACGAGTTTACACCTCAAGTTATTCCCGTCGAATCTATTCGAAGACGGTACGTGCGTCGTttgttacaaaaacaaaaccgTTATCGTGAAAGGGGTGTTGAAATACGCGGTCGGTTACAATAACAAAACTTATTTGTTCGATAGCCAAGAATGCTTGGAGGAATTCATGAAAAGACCGACGCATTATTCGTTCGATATCAGATTCAAACCGCCGGAGAATTATCCTAGTTTGGAGTACGGCGAACTTCCCATATTGGGAATGCTCGAGCAGTACGTCGCCAAGGACCTGATTACCGCCGTTAAATATATATCGAGGAGGAGACCGGTCGTACCGGGTCTGAGCGTTTCTACGTCGGCCGCTATCGGTATAGGATTGTATTTGaaagtttacaataaatatatttcggAAGAATACAAAATTAGGTATTTGGAAGGGGATTCGTTGTTCCGTGCTAGAAGGAAGAAGTTGTTGGATTATTTGTATAAGATGAAACACACCGTCAATCCTTATCTAAATTACCAAGAACCTCTACCGAAATTTCAAATGTTGGAAAGCGACGCGTCGGCGTCGTCTTCTTGCAGCGATAAATCCgctatattataa